The Armatimonadota bacterium genome contains a region encoding:
- a CDS encoding NADH-quinone oxidoreductase subunit B, which translates to MSRRIETIVARDSATPKLPGMEMGGNVLIGAVDEVVNWARRNSMWPLTFGLACCAIEMMSTVASRFDISRFGSEAFRATPRQADVMIVAGRVSKKMAPVLRQIYDQMPHPKWVISMGACASCGGIFNNYAIVQGVDQVVPVDVYVPGCPPSPDALLYSLIKLQQRIRAERTGMLLELAPKQQIAAGTTKSIEGGEG; encoded by the coding sequence ATGAGCCGACGAATAGAAACCATAGTCGCGCGCGATTCGGCCACGCCCAAGCTTCCAGGCATGGAGATGGGAGGCAACGTGCTGATCGGCGCCGTGGACGAGGTTGTCAACTGGGCCAGACGCAACAGCATGTGGCCGCTGACTTTTGGCCTGGCTTGTTGCGCCATCGAGATGATGTCTACGGTGGCCTCGCGGTTTGACATCTCGCGCTTTGGATCGGAGGCGTTTAGAGCCACGCCGCGCCAAGCGGACGTGATGATTGTGGCCGGGCGCGTGAGCAAGAAGATGGCGCCCGTGCTGAGGCAGATTTACGACCAGATGCCCCATCCCAAGTGGGTCATCTCGATGGGCGCCTGCGCCTCGTGCGGGGGCATCTTCAATAATTACGCGATTGTACAGGGCGTCGATCAGGTGGTGCCCGTGGACGTTTACGTTCCGGGCTGCCCGCCCTCGCCCGACGCGCTGCTCTATTCGCTGATCAAACTCCAGCAAAGAATCCGGGCCGAGCGAACGGGCATGTTGTTAGAGTTGGCGCCCAAACAACAGATTGCGGCCGGAACGACCAAATCGATCGAAGGCGGAGAGGGATGA